ACTACCGCGAGCTGTTTGAGCAGATCCGCAAGCAAGGCTACCTGAAAGTTTGGCTGGATGGTGCGATTGAAGACATCACCCCAAAAATGCAGGTAGACCGTTACAAGATCCACGACATTGACGTGGTGATTGACCGCCTGGTGGTGAGTAAAGACGATACCAAACGCCTGTACTCATCGGTACAGAACGCGCTCAAGATGGCCAAAGGCATCATCCGTATTGCCGACAAAGACAATAACGTATCTTATTACAGCAAGTACCTGATGGACCCGGTATCGGGCATCTCGTATGACGAGCCTCAGCCTAATACTTTCTCCTTCAACTCACCTTACGGTGCCTGCGAGAAATGCGGCGGACTGGGTTATATCTTTGAGGTTGATGAAGCCTCGGTTATCCCGAATCCCAAGCTAAGCATCGTAAACGGCGGCCTGGCCCCGTTAGGCGAGTATCGCGATACGTGGGTATTCCAGGTATTAAAAGCTCTGGGCAAAAAATATGAGTTCTCACTTTCTACCCCGATAGAAAAGCTGCCCAAAGAGGTGATGGAGATCATCCTCAATGGATCAACCGAGATAATTACCGTGGCGGTGGAGTACAACAAATGGAACGTACAAAACTACCAGATTACGTTTGATGGCATCATCAAAATGCTGGAAGAGCAGCAGGAGCGCCGCGGTGAGGAGGGCATGGACGACATGGAAAACTACCGCGTACTACGTACCTGTCCGACCTGTCATGGTGCCCGCCTGAAAAAAGAATCACTAAACTTTAAGATTGATGGCAAAAACATCTTTGAGCTGGCTTGTATGGATATCAACAAGCTGCACGAGTGGTTTGACGGCATTGAAGACCGTCTGAACGAACGACAGAACGTAATTGCCAAAGAAATACTAAAAGAGATCCGCGCGCGGATCGTGTTCTTATTAGATGTAGGATTGAGTTATTTAACGCTCGATCGTACCGCACGTACACTATCCGGCGGCGAGGCTCAACGTATCCGTCTGGCCACACAAATTGGCTCTCAGCTGATGAATGTAATGTACATTCTGGACGAGCCGAGCATTGGCTTGCACCAGCGCGATAACGATCGCCTGATCAAAGCACTCAAAAATCTACGCGACCTGGGCAATACCGTTTTGGTAGTAGAGCATGATAAGGATATGATCCTCGAGGCCGACCACGTGATTGACATGGGCCCGGCAGCAGGCGTACACGGTGGCACCGTAGTGGCCGAGGGCACGCCTCAGCAACTGATGAGCGCCCACACCCTTACCACCAGCTACCTGAATGGCGAGCGTGAAATTGCGGTGCCTGAAAAACGCCGCGAAGGCAATGGCAAATCGCTACACCTTAAAAATGCAACCGGCCATAACCTGAAAAAGGTAAGCGTTGATTTTCCGCTGGGTAAACTGATTGGCGTTACGGGCGTATCGGGCAGTGGCAAATCCAGCTTGATTACCAATACTTTATATCCTATTCTTAATCATCATTTCTTCCGCGCTAAAAAAACGCCTTTGCCTTACGGCAGCATTGAAGGGCTGGAGCATATAGATAAGGTGATTGAGATTGACCAGACACCTATCGGTCGCACACCGCGATCAAACCCAGCCACTTATACCGGGGTGTTTTCAGATATCCGTAATCTGTTTGTGGCACTGCCTGAGTCTAA
This region of Mucilaginibacter yixingensis genomic DNA includes:
- the uvrA gene encoding excinuclease ABC subunit UvrA; the protein is MSSTKHVDLGEQSEVEVYGARVHNLKNIDVSFPRNQLVVITGLSGSGKSSLAFDTIYAEGQRRYMETFSAYSRQFMGGMERPDVDKVSGLSPVIAIEQKTTSKNPRSTVGTITEIYDFMRLLYARAGEAYSYVTGEKMERMSEDQIMRALLEKFDGQPVNILAPVVKGRKGHYRELFEQIRKQGYLKVWLDGAIEDITPKMQVDRYKIHDIDVVIDRLVVSKDDTKRLYSSVQNALKMAKGIIRIADKDNNVSYYSKYLMDPVSGISYDEPQPNTFSFNSPYGACEKCGGLGYIFEVDEASVIPNPKLSIVNGGLAPLGEYRDTWVFQVLKALGKKYEFSLSTPIEKLPKEVMEIILNGSTEIITVAVEYNKWNVQNYQITFDGIIKMLEEQQERRGEEGMDDMENYRVLRTCPTCHGARLKKESLNFKIDGKNIFELACMDINKLHEWFDGIEDRLNERQNVIAKEILKEIRARIVFLLDVGLSYLTLDRTARTLSGGEAQRIRLATQIGSQLMNVMYILDEPSIGLHQRDNDRLIKALKNLRDLGNTVLVVEHDKDMILEADHVIDMGPAAGVHGGTVVAEGTPQQLMSAHTLTTSYLNGEREIAVPEKRREGNGKSLHLKNATGHNLKKVSVDFPLGKLIGVTGVSGSGKSSLITNTLYPILNHHFFRAKKTPLPYGSIEGLEHIDKVIEIDQTPIGRTPRSNPATYTGVFSDIRNLFVALPESKIRGYKPGRFSFNVKGGRCETCQGAGMKVIEMNFLPDVQVPCEECGGRRYNRETLEVRYRGKSISDVLDMSIEDATPFFEHIPPIYRKVKTLLDVGLGYITLGQASTTLSGGEAQRVKLATELSKKDTGNTFYILDEPTTGLHFEDINVLLGVLQILVDKGNTVLVIEHNLDVIKVVDHVIDLGPEGGSGGGKILYSGTPEGLCKVKASFTGQFLKKEMGL